Part of the Artemia franciscana unplaced genomic scaffold, ASM3288406v1 Scaffold_2182, whole genome shotgun sequence genome, tttgaatttttcgttaaaaaagaACTGAATCATCAAATAGCAGCATTAAGCActgtgattttaccatttttacgACAATTTCACCGATATTTCCACGATATAACGCTGATTTTATAGAAGCTCTGATCATTGCTTCCAAGTTAGTCCCTAAACATACCAGTTAGTCCAAAGAGtattttggcattttttaagcttttaaatcgtttttctgtcaggaactgagaCCAGACACTTATTACTACACTAATCTAccaactaataaaattaaataaattacaaaattaccaAGTGTTGCCAACCGCTATCATAGATAGcgtcaaagttttttttgttgacactagcgccagttctCTCTCTTGTATGTTAGCAATACTCTTTGAGCTAGTCACTAAAATCTGTTCTGAAATATAGACTCAGGAGCCTATGatttctaacatttttttttcgtatgcATATAATTAACTGTCTACtttcaaaacaaacaaagcttAATACgaatttttgcataaaaaatcatttttttttcctcatggCAGATTGATGGCAGAACGTGATGCTGTAAGTATACTCTTGATAATCATGCTAAAGGATCTCTGTTGCTTCTTCTGAACAAGAGTATCTAGGGCAGCAATCAGGATATGTTAGTGTCAAGTCCTGATGAAGCTTGCAAGGTCCTTCAAAGCTCACGACACCACAcctaaaaatgtataatttaatCTAGAAATATATTCCCTCGAAACAGGGCAACACATAATGCATAGATTTATTGGTAGAAGCTTAATTCGataaaatagattttcaaaaaagctagACAACTGGAATCAGGGAAGCCGAAGTTGTTCGTTTAtctttttgttctgtttttatttgtatggaaatttatgTGGATCTCGACAAAAGAATTTAAATCAAACTTTAAGCCATAAACCATCAAAGTGGCCCGTCAAAGTTTCTAATACTCTATTCCTATTCCCTTCCTATAGTCTATACTTGTTTCGTATCGGTACTTTTCAATCTTCTCTTCATTCATTGACTATGCTAGGGACGCGTATAGGGGGAGGAGCTCAGTATTAAACCAATTGTCTTTGTTTAAAATCAGAACTAGCAAGAGCCTTTACCGCAGGGAAAATTTACATCCCAATTGTGGAAAATACCCAAGATTAGGACAACAGTTATGTGTCAATAGACGTTATGTAGTTATTTTTAcagcttacatttttttttttttttaaatttcaatgcaatttcttttgttctgcatttataatttacattttgtttgccttattttgaaataaaacccATTAGTCATTGTAGGTGTAAGTGCCTGAGCTCGGTGGGAAGAGAACAATAACAGCGGAGGGTCACTCCTTAAGTATATTATTACCACGGAATGTCGAACTCTGATTCGTGGATACATCGAAACGACCGTTATAAATATTGTGGTAGAGCGTGGCGTGGATTCAGAAGTCAAAATTGTTAGAACCACAATTGAATCTACTACTTTGGAATCATCAAAGTTTTTTGACCCCtgttttatgacaaaaaaaaaacactgataaaTTATAGCCACCCTCTAAACCCAACTTAACTCCAGAGTTCAAAGTTGAAAGAAGAGAATGACTGGGTGATGACCTGAAGGATGTTGGACAATGGCCTATGAagactattttttaactttatggAGGAATTTAAATGCACCTCGCTTCCAGCTGTGTTTCCATTTATGCGTTCTTCCaagctttgaatatatttattttttcaaaaaaaaattataaagggTACCACAATAGATAATTGTATACAGTGGTGCCAACTCACAAAAATATCAGggttggttaatttttttttattttttaaatcaaagtttgtttcagaaattttcaatttacttttaaaaacttcgatctTTTGGGATCCATGGGTGTGAGTAATctagttgaaaagaaaattcagaatGAGAGCAGAAAGTAAAAGAGTCCAAAAcggagaataaaaaaatgaaaggaggtagaaagaaaaaacaatattttggaaaaggccAAAACTTACGAAGCCATTTGCAACCAAAGTTTATCCGGATTTTGATGACTTTGTATGCATCTAATTTGCTCACACTCTCCGGATGTCCATACTTCACCTGGTGATAAAAACGTGTCTTCGTCTAATATGGAGCATTTTCCGGGGTGATCTAAAGATAAACATATATCTTAGGTAAAATAACTAAGAACCTTGGGAAGTGGGGTGTATCAGCAGATTCTTTCTAGGAATGGGTGGAGTACAAAACCCCAAAAAGATATTGTCATAATTTATTTCGTTTTAGGGTATTTAACCTTAAACTAAATTGTGGTAAGGCACGAAAATCACAAGTTAATGCAGTAGCATCAGGTAAGTTAAGAGGAACGTGTttcttataatattattttgtccTGGTCACTTTGTCTTATAGCAAAGGTACTAGAAACATCGCTCCCTATTTATTTTGACTAGAATAGAAGGACAGATTAAACcgtattaaaattttaaaccgGCATAACTGGAAAGAGTTGGCCACTTGTCCCTCTCCAAACCACTCACTTCTTCCCGTCTTAACTCCTTAGAAGAAAGATAAGCATGTCATGCCTTAAATCAGAATCATTTGCAACGATTCTCAATCACAACGTAGACACAACTTACTCGGCCAAACAAACCTTCATCTTTATTCATCCATATTTTACAAACTTCAAAATACCTGGGGGGAGGCAACTACTGCCCCACGTTCCACGATAATTTTCAAAGGTAGTTTCAAATCCCCTGCTCaagcacgtacgcaggaattttttttcgggggggggggggccaaaaccttcgaaacagcagatataaagtagaacttttttatttagtaatgcaaaaagcacgtatatcggaaaatacagattaactttaatctgtagtattgtagcggatgggggaagaagactgagcCTCAAAAGttcgttttaggctcaggttatgttcatagcgatttacaaccagtgattaatctattatatccaactgaaagagaaattttagggttaacagtgcaatatgggtgctgcgggggggggggtagttcttctattgcaaaaaaacgtaagattttaatgaaaaatgatagtttccaaaattgatccattaaaagctgtactttttatcctgaaaaggggggtaAACGCCTTATTATCAAGAATAAATCTATTTTGCTGCGGAAAgcaaactctacaaaaaaaaataacagtacaattgctaattacttcaaaaagggtaaaaatttagacagaaaatggattaataattgggcagtgacttgatcggataattgcatgctgtaaaatcccccaaaaaaggcttgacatatgtatctagattcttaataaatgtcctatttttgccagaaatcccaagaaaccatgggaaaattaaacatttcacaaatttgggggggggccaAAGGCCCaaccccctgcgtacgtgccagcccCTGCTATACTTGACTTTTCAGGAGCCAATGTTTGTCTACCCGTGTTGGGAAAGCCATCGCTGTTATGTGATTACTTCGGAACTGGCAGGCATTTGCTAAAAACTTGTCGTACATTATCTTCCATACCTGACAAACTCCTGACAATATTTCAGAAAGAGCTTTGATTTTAAGGGAGATTACATAGAAGAGCATAGGTTTTGGATAGACGAATTATCTTCCGGGGATTACTGAAAGATTGAGGGATTACTGTCGACAAAATTTACGAATACTGCAGCTATCAAAAACCAGTGTTCAAAACAAGGAGTGCGTTCGTGCAAGCCAGTATTACTTATCTGATAAGTTCGATTGCTTATCCTAAGTGCTTCACGAGACGTAattgacgtcagaggttaggAGGAAAACTATATGAAACGTTGAGGATTAGTTATCGGATATGTTGCATCGGCTAACCCCAATGCGGGATAGGTGAtatcaaatgtaatttttttttaaaccagtttttttaagGAAAGAATATACAGGGTACGATTATATGCAGACAACATAAAGggatattaataataaaatatggtACACCTTAAGAGATTTGTATTCAAGCTGTGTTTAGGGTAGAGCACACGCAATTAAAGTTTTCATTCGCCGAATTGCCCATAGCATATCAGCTAATAAGTCCTTCTTCTTTGAATTGTTAATGAGACGCTTTTTATTATCGCCGTATCGGAATCAAGTTCGAGGGGATAAGTGTTTTGAACAGTCGGAAAAGTTAGTGTTAAGTAGATAGCTGGATTCTCAGAGGTTTtgctcaatagaaaaaaataaattagtctTACCTGGATGTACAGCAGCTAGTCGCAGTGAAATCGCAGATTCCgagaaatcaaaaagaaaacatataatCCAAGTCAAAATGAAGAACCTCTTCATCATTCTGGTTTCCACGGCAATAAACTGAAACCTGGTGACAAATACCAATGAACCCATGCTTATCAGTCAGCTGTAAGACAGAGGCAAGATGTACAGCGTTAATAGCTAATTAAGCAACTTTGAAGATGTGGAACCATTCGAACTTAATTGCACATTCAAGGGGCTATTAAACTCTTAGCCGAAAATGGTTGGAATTGCTTACCTGTGACAAATTTGATTATTATCACTAGAGAAGTTCAGTGATTTTGTGATAAGTGTCTAAACCTGTAATTTACACCACAAAGACGATACttaggtaaaattatagcaaatcGTATATctggctttcgtataaagtgaatataccactcgatgtctttttttatgctctttacgactataataatcgcttctaccttaaattgagatttaagcacttttttagcacttaaaaatgacaaattttcaagaaattatgacagttcatgtaactgacttaccaataaagtgaacataccactgatgcctttttttatgttttttacgaatataataatcgcttctaatacatattcaaatttaagcacgtTTTaatctcttaaaaatgacgaattttcaattaaagtacgaGTTATCCGTCGTTTCCgacaaaataatattatgtTTTCTCAGCACCATCATTTccatcattttaaaaaaaaattatgctacATTTTGTCAGTGCTGAAATTACTtttaataaggttagtttaggttaggttaggttaaaaagtgcttaaatttgaatttaaggtagaagcgattatgatattcgtaaagagcataaaaaaggcatcgagtggtatattcactttatacaaaatcCAGTTATACGATTCGCTATAATTTTAccgatatatatatttatcatgGGATTCACTAGAACCAGAATTACAATATTGCTTAGACCTTTTCTTAGAGAACAATCTAAACTTGcttgtaaatagaaaaattgctCTGGTCTCGCATGTTTCTAACATATATTCAACAAACTTTTAACCTTAAAAATTGGAAGGTAGATTTTTGATatgtattataaaaataaatatgtaatataAATCACGTCTTATCCACCCGAACTGTTGACAGCTTTTCTGTTCAGAGTTTTGGGCAATTCCTTGGCGTTTGAATAAATTGTTTCTAACCCATAAAATGTCAAATTAGACATTTCGCGGGAATTTATTGCAGGGCTACTAAAGAGATGGTTCATTGCAATGAATAAACAACAATACTATTCAAGCTGGAAACCGCTGTTCAAGCTATACCTAATTCTAGGTTACAAACAAGCTCTGGTTTTGCAGCATTCTGCCAATTTAGAGA contains:
- the LOC136042853 gene encoding U-scoloptoxin(16)-Ssd1a-like, with amino-acid sequence MGSLVFVTRFQFIAVETRMMKRFFILTWIICFLFDFSESAISLRLAAVHPDHPGKCSILDEDTFLSPGEVWTSGECEQIRCIQSHQNPDKLWLQMASCGVVSFEGPCKLHQDLTLTYPDCCPRYSCSEEATEIL